Proteins encoded in a region of the Homo sapiens chromosome 20, GRCh38.p14 Primary Assembly genome:
- the INSM1 gene encoding insulinoma-associated protein 1, translating into MPRGFLVKRSKKSTPVSYRVRGGEDGDRALLLSPSCGGARAEPPAPSPVPGPLPPPPPAERAHAALAAALACAPGPQPPPQGPRAAHFGNPEAAHPAPLYSPTRPVSREHEKHKYFERSFNLGSPVSAESFPTPAALLGGGGGGGASGAGGGGTCGGDPLLFAPAELKMGTAFSAGAEAARGPGPGPPLPPAAALRPPGKRPPPPTAAEPPAKAVKAPGAKKPKAIRKLHFEDEVTTSPVLGLKIKEGPVEAPRGRAGGAARPLGEFICQLCKEEYADPFALAQHKCSRIVRVEYRCPECAKVFSCPANLASHRRWHKPRPAPAAARAPEPEAAARAEAREAPGGGSDRDTPSPGGVSESGSEDGLYECHHCAKKFRRQAYLRKHLLAHHQALQAKGAPLAPPAEDLLALYPGPDEKAPQEAAGDGEGAGVLGLSASAECHLCPVCGESFASKGAQERHLRLLHAAQVFPCKYCPATFYSSPGLTRHINKCHPSENRQVILLQVPVRPAC; encoded by the coding sequence ATGCCCCGCGGCTTCCTGGTGAAGCGCAGCAAGAAGTCCACGCCCGTTTCCTACCGGGTCCGCGGCGGCGAGGACGGCGACCGCGCACTGCTGCTCTCGCCCAGCTGCGGGGGCGCCCGCGCCGAGCCCCCGGCGCCGAGCCCGGTCCCCgggccgctgccgccgccgccgcccgcggaGCGCGCCCATGCAGCGCTCGCCGCCGCGCTTGCCTGCGCGCCTGGGCCGCAGCCACCCCCGCAGGGCCCGCGGGCCGCGCACTTCGGCAACCCCGAGGCTGCGCACCCCGCGCCGCTCTACAGTCCCACGCGGCCCGTGAGCCGCGAGCACGAGAAGCACAAGTACTTCGAACGCAGCTTCAACCTGGGCTCGCCGGTCTCGGCCGAGTCCTTCCCCACGCCCGCCGCGCTGCTCggagggggcggcggcggcggcgcgagCGGAGCTGGCGGAGGCGGCACCTGCGGCGGCGACCCGCTGCTCTTCGCGCCCGCCGAGCTCAAGATGGGCACGGCGTTCTCGGCTGGCGCCGAGGCGGCCCGCGGCCCGGGCCCCGGCCCCCCACTGCCCCCTGCCGCCGCCCTGCGGCCCCCGGGAAAGCGGCCCCCGCCCCCTACCGCCGCGGAGCCGCCCGCCAAGGCAGTCAAGGCCCCGGGCGCCAAGAAGCCCAAGGCCATCCGCAAGCTGCACTTCGAGGACGAGGTGACCACGTCGCCCGTGCTGGGGCTCAAGATCAAGGAGGGCCCGGTGGAGGCGCCGCGGGGCCGCGCGGGGGGCGCGGCGCGGCCGCTGGGCGAGTTCATCTGCCAGCTGTGCAAGGAGGAGTACGCCGACCCGTTCGCGCTGGCGCAGCACAAATGCTCGCGCATCGTGCGTGTGGAGTACCGCTGTCCCGAGTGCGCCAAGGTCTTCAGCTGCCCGGCCAACCTGGCCTCGCACCGCCGCTGGCACAAACCGCGGCCCGCGCCCGCCGCCGCCCGCGCGCCGGAGCCAGAAGCAGCAGCCAGGGCTGAGGCGCGGGAGGCACCCGGCGGCGGCAGCGACCGGGACACGCCGAGCCCCGGCGGCGTGTCCGAGTCGGGCTCCGAGGACGGGCTCTACGAGTGCCATCACTGCGCCAAGAAGTTCCGCCGCCAGGCCTACCTACGCAAGCACCTGCTGGCGCACCACCAGGCGCTGCAGGCCAAGGGCGCGCCGCTAGCGCCCCCGGCCGAGGACCTACTGGCCTTGTACCCCGGGCCCGACGAGAAGGCGCCCCAGGAGGCGGCCGGCGACGGCGAGGGGGCCGGCGTGCTGGGCCTGAGTGCGTCCGCCGAGTGCCACCTGTGCCCAGTGTGCGGAGAGTCGTTCGCCAGCAAGGGCGCTCAGGAGCGCCACCTGCGCCTGCTGCACGCCGCCCAGGTGTTCCCCTGCAAGTACTGCCCGGCCACCTTCTACAGCTCGCCCGGCCTTACGCGGCACATCAACAAGTGCCACCCATCCGAAAACAGACAGGTGATCCTCCTGCAGGTGCCCGTGCGCCCGGCCTGCTAG